The nucleotide window GGGCGCACGTGCCCGGCGGCGACATCATCACCGCCGAGTACGTGGCCGGCGAGCAGACCATGATCCCCCGCAACCCCGTGTCCGTCGCGCACCAGATGGGCCGGGAGCGGGCCCTGCTGGAGATGTTCGGCAACATGGGCTGGCAGGTCACGCCCGGCTTCGTGCACACCACCGTCGGCGCGCAGGCCGCCCGGGGCGTCAACCTGACCGTCCTGCACGCCCTGTGGACCGACGAGACCCGCGTCTACTTCCCGCCGCCGTTCGGCCCGCGCGCCCCCTGGTGGTGGGCGATGCGGCCGCTCGCCGAGTGGATCGGCCGGGTGATGGAGGCGGGCCGCGGCACCTCGGGCGCCCGTACCGCGCTCCTGCAGCCGCAGCGCGCCGCCGAGCAGTGGACCGGCACCGACCGGCAGGGCGAGGTCGACGGCGCGCTCACCGACGCCGCCTACGCCCTGGAGCGCGCCCAGGTCGACTTCGACCTCGTCCACGAGGGCGCCCTCAGCGGCGACCCCGACCTGCTGGCCCGTGGTGACGTCCGCGGCGGCCGGCTGGCCGTGGGCGAGGCCCGCTACGACCTGGTGGTCGTGCCCGTGACGCCCACCCTGGACGTGGCCACCGTGCGCACCCTCGCCGAGTTCGCGCGGGCCGGCGGCACCGTCGTGGCCGTCGGCGCCCTCGCCGAGGAGGAGGCCGGCCACCGGGACCGGTCCCTCACACGGGCCCTGACCGACCTGTTCGGTGAGCGGATGCCCGGGCGCCGGTCCACCGGCCGGGGGCACACCGTGCGCGTCACCGACCCGGCGGGCCTGCGGGCCGCGGCCCACGAGGCCGGGGCCGCCGCAGCCGTGCTGGAGACCCCGCAGGACGCGGTACGGGTCCTGCGCGTCCACCGCGGCGAGGACACCGCCTTCCTCGTCAACAACGAGGGCGGCGAGCACATCGATACCTCGGTGACCCTCCCGGCCACCGGGGTCCCCGAGCTCTGGGACCCCGTCACGGGCGGCACCGGCACCGCTCCCGTGCACCGCGACGTCAAGAACGGCGTCCAGCTGCCCCTGACCCTGGAGCCGTACCAGACCCGGATCGTCGTCGTGCGCCATGACGGCCGGACCGTCCCGCACCTGACGGCCTCGCCGCTGCCCGTCCTCGCGGTCGAGCGGCACGGCCGGAACCTGCGGGCGACGGTGGAGGCCTCGGCGCCCGGCAGCCACCGGTTCACCGGCACCGACGGCTCGCACACCTACCGCGGCACCGTCCGTACCGGCGACGCGCTCGAACCCGTCACCGTGACCGGCGACTGGACCCTCACCCTGGAGCGTGACGGGGCCACCCCGGTCACCGGGCCCCTGGGCAGCTGGACCGACCACGACCGGCTCTTCTCCGGCAGCGGCACCTACACCACCGACATCGATGTCGAGCGCGCCCGGCTGGACGGGCGCCGTGTGCTCCTCGACCTCGGGGACGTCCGTGACGTGGCCGCCGTGACTGTCAACGGCACCGCACTGCCGCCGCTGCTGTGGGCGCCGTGGACCGTCGACATCACCTCCCTGGTCAGGGCCGGCCGCAACTCCCTCGCCGTCCGGGTCGCCAACACGCTCTCCAACGAGCGCAACAAGCCGCTGCCGTCCGGCCTGCTCGGACCGGTGACCCTGCGCTTCCGGCGGCACCTCACCGTCGACCTCACCCGCGACTGACCCCGGACCCCTCCCGCACGCACTCCCTGGAGCACTCATGCCCGGATCCCGTCCGCGTCCCCGCAGCAGACATCGGCGCCCCGTGCCGGTCCTCCTCGCCGGGCTGACCGCGTTCGCCACCGTGCTGGCCGGCGCCGTCACCGCCGACGCCACCACCACCGCCACCATCAGCCCGGACCGGCTGCGCACCCAGCACCTGAGCCAGGCCCTCGGCATCGACGACACCACGCCCGACCTGAGCTGGGAGACCGCGGCCCGCGCCGCGGACACCCGGCAGAGCGCCTACCGCGTCCAGGCGGCGAGCTCGCCGGACCTGCTGCGACGCGGCAGGCCCGACCTGTGGGACTCGGGCAAGGTCCGCTCGACGGTCCCGCGGACCACGTACGCGGGGAAGGAGCTCGGCTCCCGCGACCGCGTGTACTGGCGGGTCATGCTCTGGTCGTCGCACGGGCCGCGTGACTCGGGCTGGAGCGGCACCGCCGTCTTCGAGACCGGCCTGACCCGGCAGTCCGACTGGGACGCCGACTGGATCACCCACCCGGACTGGCGGCTGAGCGGGCGCACCGCCGAGCCGGTCGTCGTCGAGGTCCCCCGCACGACGGCCCGTTACGTGCGGCTGGACGTCACGAAACTGGGGCTGCCGCTGGAGGAGAACTTCCCCGACCGCACCTGGCGCGTCCAGCTCGGCGAGATCGACGTCCGCGACTCCGCCACCTCCACCGAGGGCCTGGCCCGCGGCGCCGCAGTGACGGCCTCCGAGACCAACACCCTGCGCAAGACCTGGGAGCCGGCCCTGGCCGCCGACGGCCTGCCCAACAGCGCGCTGCAGACCGCCGCCGGCTACGCGAGCGCGGCCCACACCGGCGCCGACGTCTCCGGCACACCCGTGGTCGTGACCCTCGACCTCAAGTCGGCCAAGACCTTCGACCAGGTGGCGCTGTACCCGCGCGCCGACGTCCTGACCGCGGACGGCCGCGTCCCGAACTTTCCCGTGGACTACGCCCTGTCGGGCGGCGACAGCGCCACCGGCCCGTTCACCACCCTCGCCCGCGTCGACGGACAGAAGGCCCCCGAGCCGTACCTCCCGGCCGGACTGCCCCTGCTCACCGACGACTTCAAGCTCCCCGGGAAGGTGCGCAGCGCCCGCCTGTACATCGGCGGCCTCGGCATCTACGACGCCACACTCAACGGCGAACCCGTGGGCGACGCCGTCCTGGAACCCGCCAACACCGACTACGCCGAACGCGTCCAGTACGCCACCTACGACGTCACCGACCGGCTGCGCGCCGGCGCCAACACCCTCGGGGCCGCCCTCGGCAACGGCATGTCCAACGTCGTGAGCACCGCCGACCGCTACCGCAAGCTGTACGGCAACCTGAGCGACCCCAAGCTGATCGCCCGGCTGGAGGTGACCCTGGCCGACGGCAGCGTGCGCACCGTCACGAGCGGCGACGACTGGCGCACCACCCTGGGACCCACCACCTCCTCCAACTGGTACGGCGGCGAGGACTACGACGCCCGCCGCGAGATCGCGCACTGGGACGAGCCGGGCGGCGACCGCCGCGGCTGGACCGAGGCCGTCACGGTGGCCGCTCCCGGTGGCGCGGAGAAGCCGGCCGTGCTCAGCGCCCGCGAGACCGAACCCATCAGGGTCGTCGAGACGCTCAAGGGCAAGGAGGTCGAAGGGGCTCCGAACAGCCGGGTGTTCGACCTCGGACGCAACATCGCCGGCTGGCCGGAGATCACCGTCAGCGCGCCCGCCGGCACGCCCGTCCGCGTCTACCCGGCCGAGAGCCTCAAGGACGGCCACGCCTTCCAGTCCATCAGCAACGTCGGCGGACCCCTCTGGGACAGCTACACCACCCGCGGCGCCCGCACCGAGACCTGGCACCCGCGCTTCAGCTACCACGGCTTCCGCTACCTGGAACTCAGGGGTGTGCCCGAGGGCGCGAAGGTGACCGTACGCGGCAAGGTGCTGCGCACCGACAACACCTCGGCCGGTGACTTCGAGAGCTCCGACCCGCTCGTCAACGACATCCACTCACTGATCCGGCGGTCCGTCGAGGGCAACATGATGAGCGTCCTCACCGACTGCCCCAGCCGGGAGAAACTGGGCTGGCTGGAGCAGAACCAGCTCGTCTTCCCGGCGCTCGCCGGCAACTACGACATGCGCTCCTACCTGCGCAAGATCGTGCGCGACATGGCCGACGCGCAGACCACGGACGGGCTGATCCCCAGCACCGTGCCCGAGTACACCAGCCTGCCCGGCGCCTACCGCAACGACTCCAACTGGGGCGGCGCGTTCGTCCTCGTCCCCTGGCAGCTCTACACGACCTACGGCGACCGGGACACGATGGCCACGTACTACCCGCGCATGCGGCGGTACGCCGACTTCCTCGGCACCCAGGTGTCCGGCGGGATCCTCGACTACGGGCTCGGCGACTGGTTCACCCCGGACCGCACCTTCCCGCGGGCCGTCGCCGGCACCTACGGCTACTGGCGTGTTCTCGACGCCCTGAGCGCGACGGCCGCCGTCCTCGGTGACCAGGAAGCGGCCGACACGTACCGGGCGAAGGCCGACGCGAGCGCGACAGCCCTCGCCGCGAAGTACTACGACTCCGCCACCGGCACCTTCGGCGGCGGTGGCCAGGGCGCCGAGGCCCTCGCCCTCGACATGGGCGCGTACCCGGCGGGGGAGAAGGACCGCCTGCTCACCCACTTCACCACCGCCGTGAAGGACGCCGGGTACCACCTGACGCTCGGCGAGATCTCCCTGCCGGCCGCGTTCCGCGTCCTGTCCGTCAACGGCCGCGACGACATCGTCCACTCGATCGCCACGCAGACCACCAGCCCCAGCTACGGCTACCAGGTGCGCGCCGGCAACACCACGCTCGGCGAGTCCTGGGACGGCGGACCCGGCCAGTCGCAGAACCACTTCATGCTCGGCGCCGTCGACTCCTGGTTCACCACCCGCGTCGCGGGCATCGGGCAGACCGCCGACTCGGTCGGCTACGCCGAACTGCTCGTCGACCCCGCCGTCGAGGGCGACCTGACCTCGGCGTCCGGCTCGTACCGCACGCCGTACGGAGTCGCGCGGACCGGGTGGAAGCGGGACGGCGGCCGGTTCCGCCTCACCGTGGACGTGCCCGCGGGCAGCACGGCGGAGGTGCACGTCCCCCTGTTCGGCGGGAAGGCCACGGCACCCGCCGGGGCACACCCCGTGCGCACCGCGGGGGACGAGGCGGTGTACGAGGTCGGCTCCGGCAGCTGGACCTTCCGCTCGACCGCCCCGTAGCCGGGCGCCCTCCCGGAACACCACGACGGGCGCGCACCCCGGCCACCGGGGTGCGCACCCGTCGTGGTGCGGTGCCGCCCGGATCAGACCGCGGGCGCCGGATAGGTCGGGTACTCGACCCCGGACACGTACTGGACGACCCGGACGACCTGGCAGGAGTAGCCGAACTCGTTGTCGTACCAGAGGTAGAGGATCGCGTTGTCGCCGTCGACCTTGGTGGCTCCGGCGTCGACGATCGAGGCGTGGCGGGAACCGATGAAGTCGCTGGAGACCGCGTCGGGGGCGGTGGTGAAGTCGATCTGCCGCTTCAGCGGGGACGTCAGAGACACCTCCCGCAGGTGGTCCAGGACCTCCTCGCGGGTCGTCTCGCGCCCGAGCCGCAGGCTGAGGATGGCGATCGACACGTCCGGCACGGGCACCCGGATCGAGCTGCCGGTGATCGGCGCGTCGAGGTCGGGCAGCGCCTTGGCCACGGCGGAGGCGGCGCCCGTCTCGGTGATCACCATGTTGAGCGGCGCCGAACGGCCACGCCGGTCCGCCTTGTGGTAGTTGTCCAGCAGGTTCTGGTCGTTGGTGAACGAGTGGACGGTCTCCACGTGTCCGCGCAGGACGCCGTACTCGTCGGCCATCGCCTTCAGCGGCGGGACGATCGCGTTGGTCGTGCAGGACGCGCAGGACAGGATCTGCTCGTCCGGCTTGATCGTGTCGTGGTTGACGCCGTGCACGATGTTGGGGACGTCGCCCTTGCCGGGAGCGGTCAGCACGACCTTGTCGATCCCGGGACGCAGATGCTGCGACAGCCCCTCGCGGTCGCGCCACCTGCCGGTGTTGTCGATGAGGAGGGCGTCCTTGATGCCGTACGCCGTGTAGTCGACCTCCGACGGGTCGTTCGCGTAGATCACCTTGATCGCGTTGCCGTTGGCGACGATCGTGCTGCTCGCCTCGTCCACGGTGATCGTGCCCTGGAACTGGCCGTGGATCGAGTCGCGGCGCAGCAGCGAGGCCCGCTTGACGATGTCCTGGTCCCCTCCCCCGCCGCACGACGACGGCGCGCAGCCGCAGACCGTTGCCGGAACCCGCCTTCTCGATGAGCAGGCGGGCGACGAGACGGCCGATGCGGCCGAAGCCGTACAGGACGACATCGCGCCCCTCGCGGCTCTCGGTCCTGCCGGCGCCCGTGGCGCCGGCGACGGCCTCCGCGGTGAAGGCCTCGACCGTCAGACCGCGGTCGTCGCCGCGATGGGTGGCGGCGAGCATCCCGATGTCGATCTGGGCGGGACCGAGGTCGAGCGTGGTCAGGGCCCGCAGGTAGGGCAGGGTCTCGGTGACCGAGAGCTCCTCACCGGCGATCTGCCGGGCGAACCGGTGGGTCTTCAGGATGCTGACCACCGACTTGTTCACCAAGGAGCGGCTGTGCAGCAGGACGGTGACGTCCCGCTCGCGGTGCAGCTTCCCGATGATCGGGATCATCGACTCCGCGATCTCCTCGCGGTGCTTCCAACTGGTGAACGCGTCGTCATTGACAGTCACAGGTTTATCTTTCGAGCTAGGCGGTGCTCATATGATAAACCGTCCGTGATCTCGTCCTGAACGCGGCCCGGCACCTCATGCCTGTGGCCCGCCGCAGGGGCGGGCCACAGGTACTGCCCAGCTAATGGGTGCCGCTCAGCCGGCTGTCACGGGAAGCTCGTGACCTTCGAGGGAATGGTGTCCGACCCCGAGGTCGGCGCGCCCGTGTCGTTGACGACGTGGGCGTACTGTCCCTTCCCGCCCAGGGAGATGACCTGGATGCTGTGCAGTTTGACGCCCGGCTTGACCGGCACCTGGAAGCCGTGGTGCTGCACGATCGTCGAGTCGCTCGTGAAGTTGCAGTAGCTGCCCAGGCCCCAGGCCTCATGGGTGCTGACGCTGTCGGCGACCTTGTAGGCGGCGTACCCGACGATGCCGTCATGGGTGACGGCGGCGGCGTTCGGTACGTCGTAGGCCTTCTCGTTCTGGAAGAAGATCGTCTTTCCGTGTTCGCCGCTCCAGACCACGTCGTACTTGTTGAAGTGTTCGACGAACAGGCCCGTGGTGAGGACGTCGTCGCCGTT belongs to Streptomyces sp. V3I8 and includes:
- a CDS encoding family 78 glycoside hydrolase catalytic domain, whose protein sequence is MPGSRPRPRSRHRRPVPVLLAGLTAFATVLAGAVTADATTTATISPDRLRTQHLSQALGIDDTTPDLSWETAARAADTRQSAYRVQAASSPDLLRRGRPDLWDSGKVRSTVPRTTYAGKELGSRDRVYWRVMLWSSHGPRDSGWSGTAVFETGLTRQSDWDADWITHPDWRLSGRTAEPVVVEVPRTTARYVRLDVTKLGLPLEENFPDRTWRVQLGEIDVRDSATSTEGLARGAAVTASETNTLRKTWEPALAADGLPNSALQTAAGYASAAHTGADVSGTPVVVTLDLKSAKTFDQVALYPRADVLTADGRVPNFPVDYALSGGDSATGPFTTLARVDGQKAPEPYLPAGLPLLTDDFKLPGKVRSARLYIGGLGIYDATLNGEPVGDAVLEPANTDYAERVQYATYDVTDRLRAGANTLGAALGNGMSNVVSTADRYRKLYGNLSDPKLIARLEVTLADGSVRTVTSGDDWRTTLGPTTSSNWYGGEDYDARREIAHWDEPGGDRRGWTEAVTVAAPGGAEKPAVLSARETEPIRVVETLKGKEVEGAPNSRVFDLGRNIAGWPEITVSAPAGTPVRVYPAESLKDGHAFQSISNVGGPLWDSYTTRGARTETWHPRFSYHGFRYLELRGVPEGAKVTVRGKVLRTDNTSAGDFESSDPLVNDIHSLIRRSVEGNMMSVLTDCPSREKLGWLEQNQLVFPALAGNYDMRSYLRKIVRDMADAQTTDGLIPSTVPEYTSLPGAYRNDSNWGGAFVLVPWQLYTTYGDRDTMATYYPRMRRYADFLGTQVSGGILDYGLGDWFTPDRTFPRAVAGTYGYWRVLDALSATAAVLGDQEAADTYRAKADASATALAAKYYDSATGTFGGGGQGAEALALDMGAYPAGEKDRLLTHFTTAVKDAGYHLTLGEISLPAAFRVLSVNGRDDIVHSIATQTTSPSYGYQVRAGNTTLGESWDGGPGQSQNHFMLGAVDSWFTTRVAGIGQTADSVGYAELLVDPAVEGDLTSASGSYRTPYGVARTGWKRDGGRFRLTVDVPAGSTAEVHVPLFGGKATAPAGAHPVRTAGDEAVYEVGSGSWTFRSTAP